The Salvia splendens isolate huo1 chromosome 21, SspV2, whole genome shotgun sequence genome includes a window with the following:
- the LOC121784550 gene encoding protein no-on-transient A-like, which yields MPRPPPAGGASHQTGAKQDKSKLWCSHCGKNKHTRESCFLRVGYPEWWDERQRARAQAKLAAANIAATEQRQNAQITQRGGAMSDGNKRDNTLPLEISAGGSGSHNGGGGGGGIRVENFVERTGAGEASNWGGGGYNGGYSDEEDRWAWH from the exons ATGCCACGACCGCCACCTGCCGGAGGAGCCAGCCACCAAACTGGAGCAAAGCAGGACAAGAGCAAACTTTGGTGCTCCCACTGTggaaaaaacaaacatacaaGGGAGAGTTGCTTTCTACGGGTGGGATACCCAGAATGGTGGGACGAGAGGCAGAGAGCACGAGCTCAGGCGAAGCTCGCCGCCGCCAACATCGCGGCGACGGAACAGAGGCAAAACGCCCAAATCACTCAGCGAGGTGGAGCGATGAGTGACGGGAACAAGCGGGACAACACCCTCCCCCTCGAAATCAGTGCTGGAGGTAGCGGCAGTCACAACGGCGGTGGCGGAGGTGGAGGAATCCGCGTCGAAAATTTCGTGGAAAGAACCGGAGCAGGGGAGGCGTCGAATTGGGGAGGCGGCGGATACaatggag gatattcggacgaggaagatcgttgggcgtggcactga